Genomic window ([Eubacterium] hominis):
GATAACGATATCAAAAAGCTTATGGAGGATACTTTTCATATCCCATTCCATCAAGATGAGCTTGCATTTTTGGATAAGGTTATGGAAAGTGGCGCAAAACAATGGAATAATGCATTTATCCAAAACTATACCATTACAAATCAAACAAAACATATTGCTGATATTTTTCTAAAAGAGTTACAAAACACCTATCATCAGCCAATTGATAAAACCTTGTATAAACCATTTTGTATCCTGTTAGAAACCGCTTTACGTCGAAAAGAGTATGATATGCGTGTTTTAAATTATAATAGTAACCAGGTAAAATTTGATTATCTTCCTGTCTTTTTAAGTGTTGTAAAGATTTTCTTTGACCATAAAGAACTTCATGATTTACATTTATTTGAAACAGAATATACAAGACTTGCTATGTTACTGATTCCTTATTTCAAAGAGTTGAACATTGCGAATAAACTACATGTTGGTTTGGTTGTGAATTGTAGTATCGAACAAGCCTATTATGGTAAATATACGATTGAAAAAGCATTGCCCAATATTGAGATTGATCAAATATTGACTGAATTAGATATGGAAAAGATGTCAAATGATGAGGATTTTTATATATCGTTTAATTATTTAAAAACAGAAAAACCCTATATCCAGATATCTGGCATGCTGCATTCTAAAGATATTGAAAAGATTAAATCTTCTATTAGCGACTTTCAGAATAAAAACCGTAAAAGCTTGTTCTCCAAAAAATATGAAATAAAAAAGATATCTTCCATCACCTATGATCAGCTGACACAATGCCTATATGATGAGATGAAAAAGCACAGTTGTTTTGATATGAATCTGACACAGTTTTGCGATCAAATACATATTATTAAATTATTTCAGGATGATATTGCCATTATTCCATTCTTTCACAAAGATATTAAAGAGGACTTTCTTTCAATATATGATATAGAAAAAGACTTTTATATGGAAGGTGTTTGTATCCATCATATACATATGTTATGTATCAAAGAACGCCCTTATCATGAATTGTATGATTATGTATTGTATTATAAGCATCATCTGAAAAAGGATATTATAAAACCATAAATGGTAAATACGGATGTTTAACAAAAATCATCATATCACGATAAACATGGAGGATGTTATAAAAATTTTAGAAACATATAATTTTCTAATAAAGTAGCAGTAACGAAAAGATAATGAAAAAAGATGTTTATTTGCTATTCCCACTTTCTGAAAAATATTTAAAAAATGGGAATAGATACTGATTTTGATATGGATATATGTTATCATAAAGACAAGTTAATACCACTTTTTGAAAAAAAATTAAAAAGTGGTAATAGGAGGATATAACATGCGCTATATTAATAGAAAAAAATATTTAGATGAATTAATAGAATTAACAGATACTCCAGATATTAAAGTAATCACAGGAATCAGAAGATCTGGAAAATCTACACTTCTTCAAGCGTATGTAGAATATCTTCAAGAAACAGAAAAAGATACAAATATCGTAATGATTAATTTACAAGAATTAGAATATGACCATCTTTTAGAATATCATGCTTTACATGAATATATTTTAAGTAAGCATATAAAGGGCACTAGAAATGTATTATTAATTGATGAAGTGCAGATGTGTAAAAAATTTGAACTAGCCATCAATAGTATTTACGCAAAACAAATTTTTGATATTTTTATAACTGGCTCAAATGCATTTTTGTTAAGTTCTGATTTAGCTACGCTGTTCACTGGTAGAACAATGGAAATTAAAGTTTATCCTTTCTCTTTTAA
Coding sequences:
- a CDS encoding helix-turn-helix domain-containing protein, whose product is MNLRQNTLLQIMLKEGSFQTIDSLAVLLNCSEKTLRNDIKDINTFLKDNNFETSIQTKQGSGVHLSLYKSEEAYLHFFLDTKILEIRPELERFYRGMIALLFSSQPFTMDSLAEELYSNRAQLKTDILRWESMLQTFHLTLEKKSHLMITGKEENIRLFVLYYFYQVAPTAMVQTIEPYFLEDHEEIFLIILHLYEQKLGQQFTNNAIHHFCIYLGIMIKRIRLHHSIQQTDKTIMIDNDIKKLMEDTFHIPFHQDELAFLDKVMESGAKQWNNAFIQNYTITNQTKHIADIFLKELQNTYHQPIDKTLYKPFCILLETALRRKEYDMRVLNYNSNQVKFDYLPVFLSVVKIFFDHKELHDLHLFETEYTRLAMLLIPYFKELNIANKLHVGLVVNCSIEQAYYGKYTIEKALPNIEIDQILTELDMEKMSNDEDFYISFNYLKTEKPYIQISGMLHSKDIEKIKSSISDFQNKNRKSLFSKKYEIKKISSITYDQLTQCLYDEMKKHSCFDMNLTQFCDQIHIIKLFQDDIAIIPFFHKDIKEDFLSIYDIEKDFYMEGVCIHHIHMLCIKERPYHELYDYVLYYKHHLKKDIIKP